The following coding sequences lie in one Moritella viscosa genomic window:
- a CDS encoding membrane protein, which produces MSASHKTKKTSNNVKLWIISLFILVLLSVAIMFTYRERIIMKISNHFSIPYGVKVAQLHGLTIKFDMQQPFFIDKIMLEQIKLNVDYLQFEQATQDPNTDQVGIKVVTVAPILPALPDWIPDLHIENVTVQGTHLPPLPDISKAQRLSLSDLNWEQLDLNVVVFKGVDFRYADSNADGNTEFGFSVWQQDQRVLQAKLNYVLKETNNTDSRNLLKVQLNTDLSKLSARVNHALPAFNSEIYGIARLDVEVDLQQMERIALRLSLTDGAVSYDKKKLVENADFSVDTELVLDDKAWLPERVKLNITDIAPIMLTAKTCASFTTLLSVDKSVCQPFSNNASPTLAPIVITPELPLSLQVGIQEHDITRWIVEAKQAAIKVMMSNNSLAVKADTLLLTPESWQSSWSLAIITNSSYFSDLNVPFQVTSKGHVEVKPTDTSISTKLIVNSATLTAHKFKYSDMSSENIKVSLLDAMTVNIEKNSVLPFDFSLSTVSFNNQYQHEYKIDRFTAQHRGHFNSQALSVNSNWQLDDVVMKSTNTATLLNLTPYKIAGYWLYPQQAMPSLVTDKYPLPVGLYLPGLVENRLDYQLMLEEQQSYLTASMSGKITANSSTFNDITATDINANWRCKIEADKPDLVASLNTDCLINSNVTSVDMGLVATNVNFTGLVRFANEQLQVVIDNASANVFSGTVSLSPLLITDFDHIVGQVRVRNLSLTEVIELYQVPGVKVTGLLKADLPFVAKGRAVSIIDGTIEQQGIGGVIQIKDNATIDQLKLTQPQLLYALELLENLHYDSLHSDVNFKPSGETKLTINIKGRNPGVERPIEFNYSHEENILQLFRSLRINDAMYDALDKMNNP; this is translated from the coding sequence ATGTCGGCGTCGCATAAAACAAAAAAAACCTCGAATAACGTCAAACTTTGGATTATAAGCCTGTTTATTCTTGTCCTATTAAGTGTCGCGATCATGTTTACATACCGCGAACGCATTATCATGAAGATTAGCAATCATTTCTCAATTCCTTACGGTGTTAAAGTTGCACAGTTACATGGATTAACGATTAAATTTGATATGCAACAGCCTTTTTTTATCGATAAAATTATGCTTGAGCAAATTAAGCTAAATGTTGATTATTTGCAATTTGAGCAAGCAACGCAGGACCCAAATACCGATCAAGTTGGGATTAAAGTTGTTACTGTCGCACCCATATTACCCGCATTACCGGATTGGATACCCGATCTTCATATTGAAAACGTAACCGTGCAGGGCACTCATCTACCTCCTTTACCTGACATATCAAAAGCACAACGTTTATCTTTATCGGATCTTAATTGGGAACAGCTTGACCTTAACGTGGTTGTTTTCAAAGGAGTGGATTTCAGATATGCCGATAGTAATGCAGATGGTAATACTGAATTTGGTTTTTCAGTGTGGCAGCAAGATCAGCGCGTGCTACAAGCTAAGTTGAACTATGTATTAAAAGAGACCAACAATACAGATAGTCGCAACTTACTTAAGGTACAACTAAACACGGACTTAAGTAAACTTAGTGCAAGAGTTAACCATGCTTTGCCTGCGTTTAATAGCGAAATTTATGGTATTGCAAGGCTTGATGTCGAAGTCGACTTACAGCAGATGGAACGTATTGCCTTAAGGCTTTCATTAACTGATGGGGCCGTGAGTTATGACAAGAAAAAGCTTGTCGAAAATGCTGATTTTTCTGTCGATACGGAGTTAGTACTGGATGATAAAGCGTGGTTACCTGAACGCGTCAAGTTGAACATAACGGATATTGCACCTATTATGCTAACGGCAAAAACATGCGCATCGTTTACTACATTATTGAGTGTGGATAAAAGTGTTTGTCAGCCATTTAGTAACAATGCATCACCAACACTCGCACCTATCGTTATCACGCCAGAATTACCTCTATCTTTACAGGTAGGGATACAAGAACACGATATTACTCGCTGGATAGTAGAGGCCAAGCAAGCTGCGATTAAGGTTATGATGTCTAATAATAGCTTGGCTGTAAAAGCGGATACGCTATTGTTGACACCAGAATCCTGGCAGAGTAGTTGGTCGTTAGCTATTATAACAAATAGCAGTTATTTCAGTGATTTGAATGTGCCGTTCCAAGTGACATCCAAAGGTCACGTAGAAGTTAAGCCCACGGATACATCTATAAGCACCAAGCTCATCGTTAATAGTGCAACATTAACCGCACATAAATTTAAATATTCAGATATGTCGAGTGAGAATATCAAGGTTTCTTTACTTGACGCTATGACGGTGAATATTGAAAAAAATAGCGTATTACCGTTTGACTTTTCTTTATCAACTGTGTCATTCAATAACCAGTATCAGCACGAATATAAGATAGATAGATTTACGGCGCAGCATCGGGGGCATTTTAATTCCCAAGCTTTGAGCGTGAACTCAAATTGGCAGTTAGATGATGTGGTAATGAAAAGTACAAATACCGCTACGCTATTAAATTTAACGCCGTACAAAATTGCAGGGTATTGGCTATACCCTCAGCAAGCAATGCCTTCTTTAGTCACTGATAAATATCCTTTACCTGTAGGCTTGTACCTACCTGGGTTGGTGGAAAACAGGCTTGATTATCAGCTGATGTTAGAGGAACAACAAAGTTATTTAACCGCAAGTATGTCGGGTAAGATAACAGCCAATAGCAGTACTTTTAATGATATAACTGCCACGGATATTAATGCGAATTGGCGTTGTAAGATTGAGGCCGACAAACCTGATTTAGTGGCATCTTTAAATACCGATTGCCTTATTAACAGCAATGTTACATCTGTTGATATGGGGCTTGTTGCTACCAATGTTAATTTTACTGGCTTGGTGAGATTTGCTAATGAACAGTTGCAAGTGGTGATTGATAACGCCTCAGCAAATGTGTTTTCTGGTACAGTGTCATTGTCACCATTGTTAATTACCGATTTTGATCATATTGTAGGTCAAGTGCGTGTTCGTAATCTATCTTTAACTGAGGTAATTGAATTATATCAAGTTCCTGGTGTTAAAGTGACAGGGTTATTAAAAGCGGATTTACCTTTTGTAGCTAAAGGTCGCGCAGTATCAATAATAGATGGCACGATAGAGCAGCAAGGTATCGGTGGGGTGATTCAAATAAAGGATAACGCCACAATAGATCAGTTAAAGTTAACACAACCGCAATTGCTTTATGCTTTAGAGCTGTTAGAAAACTTGCATTATGATAGTTTACACAGTGATGTGAATTTTAAGCCGAGCGGAGAGACTAAATTAACGATTAATATCAAAGGGCGGAACCCTGGCGTTGAACGCCCAATTGAATTTAATTATTCCCACGAAGAAAATATATTGCAGCTATTTCGTAGTTTAAGAATTAATGATGCGATGTATGATGCGCTTGATAAAATGAATAACCCATAA
- a CDS encoding putative lipoprotein, with amino-acid sequence MKALLFSASLLVLIAGCTPTVQLAVPDKPIVINLNVKIDHEIKVKVDKELDDVFSDDELF; translated from the coding sequence ATGAAAGCACTGTTATTTAGTGCAAGTTTACTTGTACTTATTGCTGGTTGTACGCCAACAGTACAACTTGCCGTTCCCGATAAACCAATTGTGATTAATTTAAATGTAAAAATTGATCACGAGATTAAAGTGAAAGTAGATAAAGAGCTAGATGATGTGTTTAGCGATGATGAGTTATTCTAG
- a CDS encoding putative exported protein: protein MRRIFSTLIILVAMSFSVQAIDLQDAKKSGLVGEQTNGYLGAVKPSSEVNALVKTVNDKRKAKYQELATKHNVSVKAISVRAAKKAMSLTEKGQFIESSPGQWKKK, encoded by the coding sequence ATGAGAAGAATTTTTTCAACCTTGATTATTTTAGTCGCTATGTCATTTTCGGTACAGGCGATTGATTTACAAGACGCAAAGAAATCAGGATTAGTTGGTGAGCAAACTAATGGTTACCTTGGCGCTGTGAAACCAAGCAGTGAAGTGAATGCATTAGTTAAAACCGTAAATGATAAGCGAAAAGCTAAATATCAAGAGTTAGCAACCAAGCATAACGTGTCGGTTAAGGCTATTTCTGTACGAGCAGCGAAAAAAGCAATGTCGTTGACAGAAAAAGGCCAGTTTATTGAATCTTCTCCAGGTCAATGGAAGAAGAAGTAA